One segment of Erwinia tasmaniensis Et1/99 DNA contains the following:
- a CDS encoding VirB4 family type IV secretion system protein, protein MSKSNAQNSKREAIEPKLPKYTYPVSDSITLIGDNKLMATIKMAGYPYELADDDDLYIKYNQFRTYLVSMGKDLAGHLGLWTYLDKREVIVNDEYQFSNNFIQGFSDKYMERFKAGGRYYESSYYITLVYNYSSSNVDDGIKKMQQIITMSEKMCAPFGVSVLSINGYENESANFLSWLINHKELNIPFVEDPLYKVVTSSKRYMGYDIALIRNTNDAQDRYVVSYTVRSFPSKIKAAALDFLLTLPCELTFTQSYIYTRQLTAISKIDGQENKIKSTDAAIDEEYAAINAIKNLVQNAEVFLGDYHGAIAVYGKTAKEAYDNAITVESGFSAAGYMLLRATDEQEEVFTSTLPDAKERPLHSIRSTTTLADQFSLHNFSVGKRTGNPMGDGSAMMPVETQQGGIHYLTTHDSEPDKDVTGEPISGHGLFLGATGAGKTTFQAALTSFCDRFNPMLFGIDYKQSMRLPMMMLGAEYFVFSEGVDCGVNPFQLNEEDFARDEFGVVQEGLAIRVKEKIKQFLYDWVERIAIKSDGTLDDGDSAKIVRAVDAVMEEPREQRRFSYVLQMIVDSPLKNRLREWSAFGDGSRKGRYSWAVDSPENVFDPLMMDRVAFDCTVILKPQPNGGTHPATEVLLAALFFYKDLMKLNPAKKGRWTIFSIEEFWKPANFPLTQVQMQSSLKSGRMEYEMVWLISQQPSDAINCKIFNEINEQTSVRILLPNPNANFEDYKKIGLTRKEFTKLKALSKESRIFLIKKSNTSVFASMDLHGFDEHLPILSGDTYGVKAAEAIIERIGSNNPNDWIPIFLKENTRRKHKREDEHEEA, encoded by the coding sequence ATGAGCAAATCAAACGCGCAAAACAGCAAGCGTGAAGCAATTGAGCCTAAACTGCCAAAATATACTTATCCTGTTAGTGATTCTATTACGCTAATCGGTGATAACAAATTGATGGCAACCATTAAGATGGCTGGTTATCCTTATGAGCTGGCTGATGATGATGATCTTTATATTAAATATAATCAGTTCAGAACTTATCTGGTTAGCATGGGTAAAGATTTAGCTGGTCATCTTGGGCTTTGGACATACCTTGATAAGCGGGAAGTTATTGTTAACGATGAGTACCAGTTCAGCAATAATTTCATTCAAGGCTTTTCTGACAAATATATGGAGCGCTTTAAAGCAGGGGGGCGTTACTACGAATCGAGTTATTACATAACCCTTGTATATAACTATTCAAGCAGTAATGTTGATGATGGCATTAAGAAAATGCAGCAAATCATCACGATGTCAGAAAAAATGTGTGCTCCATTTGGTGTGTCTGTGCTTAGTATTAATGGTTATGAGAATGAGTCTGCAAACTTTCTCTCATGGCTAATTAATCATAAAGAACTAAATATTCCATTTGTAGAAGATCCACTCTATAAAGTAGTTACCAGTAGCAAGCGTTATATGGGATATGACATTGCACTAATCCGCAATACAAATGATGCACAAGACAGATATGTTGTTTCATATACTGTGCGTTCATTCCCTTCAAAAATTAAAGCCGCTGCGCTGGATTTCCTTTTAACTCTTCCTTGTGAGTTAACATTCACACAATCTTATATCTACACACGACAATTGACCGCCATTTCAAAAATTGATGGTCAAGAAAATAAAATAAAATCAACTGATGCTGCAATTGATGAAGAGTATGCAGCTATAAATGCAATTAAAAACCTTGTGCAGAATGCAGAGGTGTTTTTAGGGGATTATCATGGCGCGATTGCTGTTTATGGAAAAACAGCCAAAGAAGCTTACGATAATGCAATTACGGTTGAATCTGGATTTAGTGCCGCTGGCTATATGCTATTAAGGGCAACTGACGAGCAGGAGGAAGTTTTCACCAGTACGCTTCCTGATGCTAAAGAAAGGCCGCTTCATTCCATCCGATCAACAACTACCCTTGCTGACCAATTTTCTCTTCATAATTTCTCAGTTGGTAAAAGAACGGGAAACCCAATGGGTGATGGTTCGGCAATGATGCCAGTCGAAACCCAGCAGGGCGGTATTCATTATCTGACAACACATGATAGCGAGCCTGACAAAGATGTAACTGGCGAGCCTATTTCTGGTCATGGCTTGTTCCTCGGTGCTACAGGTGCGGGTAAGACAACGTTTCAGGCTGCATTAACTTCATTTTGTGATCGTTTCAACCCCATGCTATTTGGGATTGATTACAAGCAGTCAATGCGATTGCCAATGATGATGCTTGGTGCTGAATACTTTGTTTTTTCGGAGGGGGTAGATTGTGGTGTTAATCCTTTCCAGCTCAACGAAGAGGATTTTGCGCGAGATGAGTTTGGTGTAGTACAGGAAGGGCTGGCGATAAGAGTTAAGGAGAAAATAAAACAGTTCCTTTACGATTGGGTAGAACGAATAGCGATCAAATCCGATGGGACGTTGGATGATGGGGATAGCGCCAAAATAGTTCGTGCCGTAGATGCGGTAATGGAAGAACCGCGAGAACAACGGCGATTCTCTTATGTACTGCAAATGATAGTTGACTCCCCACTGAAAAACAGATTGCGCGAATGGTCAGCATTTGGGGATGGTAGCCGTAAAGGGCGCTATTCTTGGGCGGTAGATAGTCCTGAAAATGTGTTCGATCCCTTAATGATGGACAGGGTAGCATTTGATTGTACTGTTATCCTTAAACCACAGCCGAACGGCGGTACTCACCCTGCTACTGAGGTGTTGTTAGCGGCGCTGTTTTTCTATAAAGATTTAATGAAATTAAATCCAGCTAAGAAAGGAAGATGGACAATCTTTTCTATCGAAGAGTTCTGGAAACCAGCTAATTTCCCATTAACTCAGGTTCAAATGCAATCCTCGTTGAAATCTGGACGTATGGAATATGAAATGGTCTGGTTGATTTCACAACAGCCATCAGACGCCATTAATTGTAAAATATTTAATGAAATTAATGAGCAAACTTCTGTGCGAATTCTTTTACCTAATCCGAACGCCAATTTTGAAGATTATAAAAAAATTGGCCTGACACGGAAAGAATTCACTAAGCTGAAAGCCCTTTCTAAAGAAAGCCGCATATTCTTGATTAAAAAATCCAATACAAGTGTTTTTGCCAGTATGGATTTACATGGCTTTGATGAGCATTTGCCAATTCTTTCCGGTGATACATACGGAGTGAAAGCAGCAGAGGCCATCATTGAACGGATTGGCTCCAATAATCCTAATGATTGGATTCCAATCTTCCTGAAAGAAAATACCCGCAGGAAACACAAGCGCGAGGATGAGCATGAGGAAGCTTAA
- a CDS encoding helix-turn-helix transcriptional regulator, which yields MYNINPLSKQNLMQHTDKISGIFPELTNTELVTLILHSSGLRPPRMADLLSVSKKTVNAHIENIRVKFQLDNYEEVKQVCDLRITLHKEPERYANLFPELEPSLYQCLTMVCCGLTVEEIANRISNCNIQNVIDQISEIKHIYHVDFLSDLRVFFSIRLKFSQTKKG from the coding sequence TTGTATAATATAAATCCGCTCAGCAAACAAAACCTCATGCAGCATACCGATAAAATTAGCGGTATATTCCCTGAGCTTACCAACACAGAGCTGGTAACTTTAATTCTCCACTCATCAGGACTTAGGCCGCCGAGGATGGCGGATTTATTGTCTGTTTCTAAAAAAACAGTAAATGCTCATATTGAAAACATTCGTGTGAAGTTTCAACTTGATAATTATGAAGAAGTTAAGCAAGTTTGTGATCTACGCATTACTTTGCATAAAGAACCAGAACGGTATGCAAATTTGTTTCCAGAGCTTGAACCTTCACTTTACCAGTGCTTAACTATGGTTTGTTGTGGCTTAACTGTTGAAGAAATTGCAAATAGAATTTCTAATTGCAATATTCAAAATGTTATAGATCAGATTTCAGAAATTAAGCACATTTATCATGTTGATTTCCTGTCTGACTTACGAGTATTCTTTTCTATCAGGCTAAAGTTCAGCCAAACAAAGAAAGGTTAG
- a CDS encoding lytic transglycosylase domain-containing protein, which translates to MVLTTAALAGLLMQCGGNVDPVTLKTIFSVESGFNPYVVANVTKETSHYFKNENEAIHFVNELASKGEKYSAGLGQIYVGNFKSYGLTNETVFDFCKNIKVASQIFEKCYYRALESGKYPDEQDALRAAASCYYSNNFTRGFKKEKDGMSYVDRSNKAVNKIYAVPAMKPVTGSGENEVSTQSVTMRRGVVFQKPEENQVADINTGTVKQTQPKAAWDVFNDFSK; encoded by the coding sequence ATGGTTCTTACAACTGCGGCATTAGCTGGTTTGCTGATGCAGTGCGGAGGGAATGTTGATCCGGTTACGCTGAAAACAATTTTTTCTGTTGAATCTGGATTCAATCCTTATGTAGTGGCGAATGTTACAAAAGAAACATCGCACTATTTTAAGAACGAAAATGAGGCAATCCATTTTGTTAATGAGCTTGCTTCAAAGGGTGAAAAATATTCTGCTGGGCTTGGTCAAATTTATGTAGGTAATTTTAAATCCTATGGGTTGACTAACGAAACAGTTTTTGATTTTTGCAAAAATATTAAAGTTGCATCTCAGATTTTTGAGAAATGTTATTATCGTGCGCTTGAAAGTGGTAAATATCCAGATGAGCAGGATGCTCTACGTGCTGCCGCATCGTGTTACTACTCAAATAATTTTACAAGGGGGTTCAAAAAAGAAAAGGATGGTATGAGCTACGTTGATCGTTCTAATAAAGCGGTTAACAAAATTTATGCAGTACCTGCAATGAAGCCAGTAACGGGTTCGGGTGAAAACGAAGTCTCTACTCAAAGCGTTACCATGAGGCGTGGGGTAGTATTTCAGAAGCCAGAAGAAAATCAGGTGGCTGATATTAATACCGGAACAGTAAAACAGACGCAGCCAAAAGCGGCTTGGGATGTTTTCAATGATTTTTCAAAATAA
- a CDS encoding virB8 family protein, with translation MSLILTAIKKYKLKKSEREEIYSRNKNMAEISPSETKQLANDKTVHDHSIAGFQRDKVKDQRKLMWIGFGFGGVGMVSAGAMAVALAALTPLKETKPYIASVDTVTGAISVVSAVGDEKIKLSYQNLIDANKLANFVVNRESYDWNSIQANLDEVKLNSTAGVYEAMRRFIVDSVNSPLQLLGKDKIMKVGIVSRPLVNSTNGTATVRFYKAITDSSGKVIDGYPVTHWQATITFDYDHPLKTDDDKLYNPLGFNVTSYRVDQEVQK, from the coding sequence ATGAGTTTAATATTGACAGCGATTAAAAAGTACAAACTAAAAAAGAGTGAGCGTGAAGAAATTTATAGCAGAAATAAAAATATGGCTGAAATTTCCCCCTCCGAAACTAAACAATTAGCAAATGATAAAACAGTACATGACCATTCTATTGCTGGATTCCAACGCGACAAAGTAAAAGACCAACGCAAGTTAATGTGGATTGGTTTTGGATTCGGTGGGGTAGGTATGGTGTCGGCTGGAGCAATGGCGGTTGCACTGGCTGCACTAACACCGCTAAAGGAAACGAAGCCTTACATTGCCAGCGTCGATACGGTTACAGGCGCAATCTCGGTTGTATCAGCCGTAGGCGATGAAAAAATCAAGCTTTCCTATCAAAACCTCATTGATGCAAATAAGCTTGCTAATTTTGTTGTTAACCGTGAGTCGTATGATTGGAATTCGATTCAGGCTAACCTTGATGAAGTTAAACTTAATTCAACGGCTGGCGTGTATGAAGCGATGCGCCGTTTTATTGTTGATAGTGTCAATTCGCCCCTTCAATTGTTAGGTAAAGATAAAATAATGAAAGTGGGTATTGTTAGCCGCCCACTCGTGAATAGTACAAATGGAACAGCAACAGTACGTTTCTACAAAGCGATTACTGATAGTTCTGGAAAAGTGATTGATGGTTATCCGGTAACACACTGGCAAGCAACAATTACATTTGACTATGACCATCCGCTTAAAACTGATGATGATAAGCTATATAACCCGCTCGGATTTAACGTGACGAGTTATCGTGTGGATCAGGAAGTACAAAAATAA
- a CDS encoding type IV secretion system protein, producing MRKLNKRKVFLACALAFSGSVLPAHATGIPVFDAASAMNMVQQLQQAKQQYDQLVKEYQQAKNLHDSTIAEGKRLYEGVTNFKVQDLLDDPTLSSYLPNKNTADSLNQVSGNISSLRSQYGLSSDQPVVQKAYDSLLSELENMQTAYNTAVKRGERLNTLSEKLESAVTPQEKADYQSAIQTEQNNLLNEKTKLDLAKANFDQNLKVVQAGRRAEFKQEFSIDK from the coding sequence ATGAGGAAGCTTAATAAGAGAAAGGTATTTCTCGCATGTGCTTTGGCTTTTAGTGGTTCAGTATTGCCAGCCCATGCAACAGGAATACCAGTTTTTGATGCCGCAAGTGCTATGAACATGGTTCAACAGCTACAACAGGCAAAACAACAATATGATCAACTGGTGAAAGAGTATCAGCAAGCTAAAAACCTACACGATTCAACTATCGCGGAAGGTAAGAGGCTTTATGAGGGGGTAACTAATTTTAAGGTTCAGGATTTACTTGATGATCCTACCTTGAGTAGTTATTTACCTAATAAAAATACTGCTGATTCGCTTAATCAGGTATCAGGCAATATATCATCTCTGCGTTCTCAATACGGTTTATCGTCTGATCAGCCTGTAGTTCAGAAAGCATATGATTCATTGCTTAGTGAACTGGAAAACATGCAGACAGCCTATAATACGGCTGTAAAACGTGGTGAAAGGTTAAATACTCTTTCTGAAAAGCTTGAATCAGCAGTTACACCGCAAGAAAAAGCTGATTATCAGAGTGCGATTCAGACTGAGCAAAATAACCTGCTAAACGAAAAAACAAAACTCGACTTAGCGAAAGCCAACTTTGACCAAAATCTTAAAGTTGTGCAAGCGGGTAGACGAGCGGAGTTCAAGCAAGAGTTCAGCATAGATAAATAA
- a CDS encoding conjugal transfer protein TraF produces MTFKYTAVIFALFMLSACSTNPPKPPMPKGEWVQMNTNVPAAKLQLQKIKAAKGGVE; encoded by the coding sequence ATGACTTTTAAATATACAGCAGTGATTTTTGCTCTTTTTATGCTATCTGCATGTTCAACTAACCCGCCTAAACCGCCAATGCCTAAAGGTGAATGGGTGCAAATGAACACAAATGTTCCGGCGGCAAAATTACAGCTTCAAAAGATTAAAGCAGCAAAAGGAGGTGTGGAATGA